In the Verrucomicrobia bacterium CG1_02_43_26 genome, GATTTGGACATCAAATATGGCAATAGGGTCTACTTCAATACCGCATTCCTCTTTGATGATATGAGCCAGGTACTCTTTGTTGGTATGCTTAACGGTCATGAAGTCCTTTTGGAATTCTTCATTATCCGCGTATTGTTCGAGCTTGCGGAGCTCATCGAGGTTGGTGATCCAGTTATCCCCAATCTTCTTGGTGATGAGTTTCGAGAGGAGCGGGTTACAGGCTTTTAGCCAACGCCTAGGGGTAATGCCGTTGGTTTTGTTATTAAATTTTTCGGGGAAGAGAGCGTAGAAGTCTGCAAACAAATCCTTTTTGAGAAGCTCTGTGTGTAAGAAAGCAACCCCGTTTACGGAATGGCTTCCTACGATGCTGAGATAGCTCATGCGAACCATTTTTTCACCATGATGGTCTTCTATAATTGAAAGAACCTTCTTTTTTTCATCATTGCCTGGCCATTTTGCTTCTACAATGTGCTCGAGGAAACGACGATTTATTTCGTAAATGATTTGCAAGTGACGCGGGAGGATCTTTTCGAAAACGGAGACGCTCCATTTTTCAAGTGCTTCCGGCATGAGCGTGTGGTTCGTGTAAGCAAACACCTTTTGACACATATCCCAAGCGAAATCCCAGTCAAGACGTTCGTCATCTACTAACAAGCGCATGAATTCAGCTATGCTGATGGCGGGATGGGTGTCGTTTAACTGAACGGTTACCTTTTCAGGGAAACTATCCCAGGAAGTATTGTCTCTAAAATGGTTACGAATGATGTCTCTGAGGGAGCAAGCAACGAAGAAGTATTCCTGTTGGAGACGAAGCTCCCTGCCGCTTTCAGTTTTGTCACTTGGATAGAGAACCTTGGAAATGGTTTCGCCAATGGCCTTTTCACGAACGGCCTCAACGTAACCCCCTTCATTAAAGACCTGTAAGTCAAATTCCTCGGATGCGCGAGACTCCCAGAGGCGCAGGTAATTAACCGTTCTAGCACCATAGCCAACGATGGGGAGGTCCCAAGGGACACCGATAAGTTTTTTGGTATCAACCCACATAGGACGGTAATCACCGCGGTCATCGAAGTCATCTATAACACGTCCAAAGAGAGGGATTTCCTGTTTGTATTCCGGGCGGACAACGAGCCAAGGATTACCCATTTGGAGCCAGTGGTCCGGTTTTTCGACCTGTTGGTGGTCAATAAATTCCTGCTTAAATAGGCCAAACTCGTAGTAGATGCCATAGCCGACTGCCGCGTATTCCAAAGTAGCCAGAGAGTCTAGAAAGCATGCTGCGAGACGACCTAAGCCGCCGTTACCCAGACCCATGTCCGGCTCTTCTTCTTCGATTTGCGATAGATCCAGGTCAATTTCCTTGAGTGCGAGTACGGCATCATCATGCATGCCCAGGTTCCAGAGATTATTATCGAGAAGACGTCCCATGAGGTATTCAAGGGAGAAATAGTATGCCCTACGGACATTATTTTTATGATGACTTTCCTGAGTAGCCAATAAACGCTCAAGAATGCGGTCTCTAATGGAGTAGGAGAGACAGAGCCACCAGTCTCTTGGTCTAGCGCCAATGGGTGTTCTCGCTAACGTGAATTTGAGGTGATTCAAGATAGAAGTTCTAAGACCCTCGATGCTACGCTCTGTATTGAAAGCGTAAGCTTTTATAGGAGGTTGGGTTTGGGTAAACCGTTTTTCAGCAAGCCCCTTTGTGATTCTTTCGCGACGTTCTTTTAGCTTGTCCTCTTGTTGCGTGGCCATAATGGGAAATAATTTGGGGTGATACGTTTGGGAACGCTTATATGTTATTATTACCTATAAAAGGGCGGAGAATCGAGTTTTTTTTGGAAATAAGATACTTCGGTGTGGAATTATTATTATATAATCTATGTCTAACACTTTTTGCACAATTTAAGGTCAGAATCCTAAAGTCAAAGCGCTTATCTTTATAGGCTTACGGATATTAATCGACCGCTGAATCTTTGTTTAAGCTAGTTGTATTAAAAATAATAATATTTTTTTTATTGACGTAACAATCCCGGTATGTAGAATGGTCAGCATTGTCTTTAAAAAAATAGAAGATATATAACCTCCAAATTACCTAACCTAACATGCTATTATCATCAATTGATTTTGCAATTATAATTGTCTATTTGCTTATTGTGCTATGCGCCGGATTTTGGTTTGCGCTGCGAAAGAGTACGGCGAACCAGTTTATGGACGGTGGAAGAAGCATGTCCGGCTGGATGGTTGGATTATCTGTCTTTGGTACGCAGTTTAGCAGTATTATATTTTTAGCACAGCCTGCCAGTGCGTTTGCTACAAATTGGTCAGCGCTTGTGATGGAATTAATCGCACCCTTTGCGGTTTTATTAGTTGTACGCTACTTTATTCCCTTTTACCGGAAAGAAGGGAATATTTCTGCGTATGAGCATTTGGGCAGAAAATTTGGCGGATGGGCCACTGTTTTCGCGGTTACCTGTTATACTTTGTTACAATTGGCTAGAATTGCTGTGATCATGTATTTGGTAGCATTGGCATTGACTCCCTTGACTGGTTGGGACGAACGCTGGGTGGTTATAGTGACTGGGCTTGTTGTGACTGCCTATACCTATATGGGAGGCATAGAGAGCGTTATTTGGACAGACAGCATACAAAGCATTATGCTGATATTGGGCGGGGTTATGTGCGCGATTTTTATTATGTTCAGCATGCCGGAAGGGCCGATGCAAGTATTCGATATTGCGGTAACGCAACAGAAGTTTGGATTGGGAGCCATGAATATTGATTTTGTGGAGACAACCTTTTGGGTGTTGGTGATATCGGGGTTCTT is a window encoding:
- a CDS encoding glycogen phosphorylase yields the protein MKAYAFNTERSIEGLRTSILNHLKFTLARTPIGARPRDWWLCLSYSIRDRILERLLATQESHHKNNVRRAYYFSLEYLMGRLLDNNLWNLGMHDDAVLALKEIDLDLSQIEEEEPDMGLGNGGLGRLAACFLDSLATLEYAAVGYGIYYEFGLFKQEFIDHQQVEKPDHWLQMGNPWLVVRPEYKQEIPLFGRVIDDFDDRGDYRPMWVDTKKLIGVPWDLPIVGYGARTVNYLRLWESRASEEFDLQVFNEGGYVEAVREKAIGETISKVLYPSDKTESGRELRLQQEYFFVACSLRDIIRNHFRDNTSWDSFPEKVTVQLNDTHPAISIAEFMRLLVDDERLDWDFAWDMCQKVFAYTNHTLMPEALEKWSVSVFEKILPRHLQIIYEINRRFLEHIVEAKWPGNDEKKKVLSIIEDHHGEKMVRMSYLSIVGSHSVNGVAFLHTELLKKDLFADFYALFPEKFNNKTNGITPRRWLKACNPLLSKLITKKIGDNWITNLDELRKLEQYADNEEFQKDFMTVKHTNKEYLAHIIKEECGIEVDPIAIFDVQIKRLHEYKRQHLNLLHILTLYRKLLHEPNFDMHPRVFIFAAKAAPGYEIAKEIIHAINAAGERINNDPRTKGKLKVAFIPNYSVSLAAKIIPAADVSEQISTAGREASGTGNMKLALNGAVTVGTLDGANIEILEEVGPDNIFIFGNDVEDINTLKQNGYNPWDYYHANHELQAVMDWSCSDFFTPGEHSCFGPLHRTLLEGGDPFCVLADYDSYCKIHQKVDAAYKDKKRWAKMAILNTARVGKFSSDRTIFEYAEDIWNLKPQPV